A genomic segment from Polyangium mundeleinium encodes:
- a CDS encoding murein hydrolase activator EnvC family protein, producing MKRRSSFLPLVLLALVSGAAQGGTPVESLPTQAPSALSSVSDFERLLKHIDDEQRAVETELAGIDPRIETVRKRMLARGRAYYRHVHAGLLPVGEGFDALVDHAARVERVRRALERDIADEKALLERRTELEGRILRLRAERAPLDLQREAMMRAKRALEAEDERRAAFARAFESSSRPDYVAIYGADSGPRDADARLGFEAQKGRLLFPVAGRAEVRRSSKHGVSGVDLFTQPGAAVRSVAAGRVVFADRYDSYALTVIVDHGDRYYSVYASLGGTELRAGDPVAAGARVGTAPSAGQGDTVYFEIRRGASALDPGDWLGL from the coding sequence ATGAAGCGCCGCTCGTCGTTCCTGCCGCTCGTGCTGCTCGCGCTCGTCTCGGGCGCGGCGCAGGGCGGCACGCCCGTGGAGTCGCTGCCCACCCAGGCGCCGAGCGCGCTCTCGTCCGTCAGCGATTTCGAGCGGCTGCTCAAGCACATCGACGACGAGCAACGCGCCGTCGAGACCGAGCTCGCGGGGATCGACCCGCGCATCGAGACCGTGCGCAAGCGCATGCTGGCGCGCGGTCGGGCCTACTACCGCCATGTGCACGCGGGCCTCTTGCCGGTGGGGGAAGGCTTCGACGCGCTCGTCGATCATGCGGCGCGGGTCGAGCGGGTTCGCCGTGCCCTCGAACGCGACATCGCCGACGAGAAGGCGCTGCTCGAACGCCGGACCGAGCTCGAAGGCCGCATCCTCCGGCTCCGCGCCGAGCGCGCGCCGCTCGACCTGCAGCGCGAGGCCATGATGCGGGCCAAGCGCGCGCTCGAAGCCGAAGACGAGCGCAGAGCGGCGTTCGCGCGGGCCTTCGAATCGTCGTCACGCCCGGACTACGTGGCGATTTATGGCGCCGACAGCGGGCCTCGGGACGCGGACGCGCGCCTCGGGTTCGAGGCGCAAAAGGGGCGCCTGCTCTTCCCGGTCGCGGGTCGCGCCGAGGTGCGGCGCTCCTCGAAGCACGGCGTGAGCGGCGTCGATCTCTTCACGCAGCCCGGCGCGGCCGTGCGCAGCGTCGCCGCGGGTCGCGTGGTGTTCGCGGATCGGTACGACAGCTACGCGCTCACCGTGATCGTCGACCACGGCGATCGTTACTACAGCGTGTACGCGAGCCTCGGCGGCACCGAGCTCCGCGCCGGGGATCCCGTGGCCGCGGGCGCGCGCGTCGGGACGGCGCCGAGCGCGGGGCAGGGCGATACCGTGTATTTCGAGATCCGGCGCGGCGCGAGCGCGCTCGATCCCGGCGACTGGCTCGGGCTCTAG
- the ftsE gene encoding cell division ATP-binding protein FtsE, with amino-acid sequence MASSPRPSFHPALRTGHRFDPAAARRPILVFEDVHKAYRSDQPVLRGMSLTIERGEFVFITGPSGSGKSTLLRLVHRTERVDDGRILFLGRDVGRLRDESIPALRRNIGYVFQDFKLVPSWTVFDNVAVALEVVGLPPRLVRSRVGEALERVGLAGRGDEQAKRLSGGEQQRVAIARAIVGEPALILADEPTGNLDPQLAIDILGLFEDIHETGATVLFATHDRTLLDVRPRRVVVLDAGKATDAPNGLDAAGAEAPMNLVA; translated from the coding sequence ATGGCGTCATCCCCGCGCCCTTCGTTTCACCCGGCCCTGCGGACCGGACATCGGTTCGACCCGGCTGCAGCGAGGCGGCCGATCCTGGTGTTCGAGGACGTGCACAAGGCCTACCGGTCCGACCAGCCCGTCCTGCGGGGGATGTCGCTCACGATCGAGCGGGGAGAGTTCGTGTTCATCACGGGGCCCTCGGGCTCGGGCAAGAGCACGCTCCTGCGCCTCGTGCATCGCACCGAGCGCGTCGATGACGGGCGGATCCTCTTCCTCGGCCGCGACGTGGGACGCCTGCGGGACGAGTCGATCCCGGCCTTGCGCCGCAACATCGGGTACGTGTTCCAGGACTTCAAGCTCGTGCCGAGCTGGACCGTGTTCGACAACGTCGCCGTGGCCCTCGAAGTCGTGGGCCTGCCGCCGCGGCTCGTGAGGAGCCGCGTGGGCGAGGCGCTCGAACGCGTGGGGCTCGCGGGGCGCGGCGACGAGCAGGCCAAGCGCCTCTCGGGCGGCGAGCAGCAAAGGGTCGCGATCGCGCGGGCGATCGTGGGCGAGCCGGCGCTCATCCTCGCGGACGAGCCGACGGGCAACCTCGACCCGCAGCTCGCGATCGACATCCTCGGCCTCTTCGAGGACATCCACGAGACCGGGGCCACGGTGCTCTTCGCGACGCACGATCGGACGCTGCTCGATGTGCGCCCGCGGCGCGTGGTGGTGCTCGACGCCGGCAAGGCGACGGACGCGCCGAACGGGCTCGACGCGGCCGGCGCAGAAGCCCCGATGAACCTCGTGGCGTAG
- a CDS encoding alpha/beta hydrolase yields the protein MTADPGTPPSSFTRRRALLGLAAFSLGACRKQTPPPAADGLRWKDLSFPADEQRALVLAPPSARPLPVLVALHGRGESGRGLEVGAFAWRDDYGLDRIDRRLSAPPLTGVDLEGFFRSERLAQMNDSLAKHPYEGLVVACPYTPVVADRSEKGAAPFGRFVTDVLLPRVRTEAKASSDRAATGIDGVSMGGRLALFVGFAFPEIFGAVGALQPALKPDEAPVFAKLARAAMDRQPFALRLVSSDQDPFLPAVRALSAALADVKVPHQLVVTPGPHDYAWNRGPGGAEMLLWHERVLRGWPAP from the coding sequence ATGACTGCCGACCCTGGCACCCCCCCGAGCTCCTTCACCCGCCGCCGCGCCCTCCTTGGCCTCGCCGCGTTCTCGCTCGGCGCCTGTCGCAAGCAGACGCCGCCGCCTGCGGCGGACGGGCTTCGCTGGAAAGACCTCTCGTTCCCCGCCGACGAGCAGCGCGCGCTCGTGCTCGCGCCGCCGTCCGCGCGACCGCTTCCCGTCCTCGTCGCGCTGCATGGTCGTGGGGAATCAGGGCGCGGGCTCGAGGTCGGCGCGTTTGCGTGGCGGGACGATTACGGCCTCGATCGGATCGATCGAAGGCTCTCCGCGCCGCCGCTCACGGGTGTCGATCTCGAAGGGTTTTTCCGATCCGAACGGCTCGCGCAGATGAACGACTCGCTCGCGAAACACCCGTACGAGGGGCTCGTCGTCGCTTGTCCGTACACGCCCGTCGTCGCGGATCGATCCGAGAAAGGCGCCGCGCCCTTCGGCCGGTTCGTGACGGATGTGCTCCTGCCGCGCGTGCGCACCGAAGCAAAAGCGTCCTCGGATCGCGCGGCGACGGGCATCGACGGCGTGAGCATGGGCGGGCGGCTCGCGCTCTTCGTGGGGTTCGCGTTTCCGGAGATTTTTGGCGCGGTCGGCGCGCTTCAGCCCGCGTTGAAGCCGGACGAGGCTCCGGTCTTTGCCAAGCTCGCCCGCGCCGCGATGGATCGGCAGCCGTTCGCGCTTCGGCTCGTGTCGAGCGACCAAGATCCGTTCCTGCCAGCCGTGCGTGCGCTCTCCGCGGCGCTCGCGGACGTCAAGGTCCCGCACCAGCTCGTCGTGACGCCGGGGCCCCACGACTACGCCTGGAATCGCGGGCCCGGCGGGGCCGAGATGCTCCTCTGGCACGAGCGTGTCCTGCGCGGATGGCCCGCCCCCTGA
- a CDS encoding methionyl-tRNA formyltransferase, producing the protein MPLRIAFFGLPLAALLLAKDGHSIELCALCRKDALGSHRARRVFGERVLVRPKVTDRALADRVERLAPDLVVSWFWTTRLPMRLVEAARLGGIGVHPSLLPRHRGPDPTTWAILSGDAVTGVSVHRIAEAYDTGAILDQEELAIDPRWTGWDLARALDRPSLRALRRTCQRISRGETIAEIPQDETRVTHAPALGEDEHAIRWSWPTDRVLRHIRALAPTPGAFTEIAGVLVTVLEARKAPRFPDALEPGEGYAEGGHAVIRTGDGAVILVRGEIDGAPVEAEALARLFLAPEPLLG; encoded by the coding sequence ATGCCGCTCCGCATCGCGTTTTTTGGCCTGCCGCTCGCCGCGCTCCTGCTCGCGAAGGACGGGCACTCGATCGAGCTCTGCGCCCTCTGCCGCAAGGACGCGCTCGGCTCACACCGCGCGCGGCGCGTCTTCGGCGAGCGCGTCCTCGTCCGGCCCAAAGTGACCGATCGCGCGCTCGCTGACCGGGTCGAGCGCCTCGCGCCCGACCTCGTCGTGAGCTGGTTCTGGACCACACGCCTGCCCATGCGCCTCGTCGAGGCCGCCCGGCTCGGCGGCATCGGCGTCCACCCCTCGCTCCTGCCTCGCCATCGCGGCCCGGATCCGACGACGTGGGCGATCTTGAGCGGCGACGCGGTGACCGGCGTGTCCGTGCATCGCATCGCCGAGGCGTACGACACGGGCGCGATCCTCGATCAGGAAGAGCTCGCGATCGATCCACGCTGGACCGGCTGGGATCTCGCGCGCGCCCTCGATCGTCCCTCGCTCCGCGCGCTGCGTCGCACGTGCCAAAGGATCTCTCGGGGCGAGACGATCGCCGAGATCCCGCAAGACGAAACACGCGTCACGCACGCGCCTGCCCTCGGCGAGGACGAGCACGCGATCCGCTGGTCTTGGCCCACCGACCGCGTCCTCCGGCACATCCGCGCCCTCGCGCCCACGCCCGGGGCCTTCACCGAGATCGCGGGCGTGCTCGTCACCGTGCTCGAGGCCCGCAAAGCGCCTCGTTTTCCCGACGCGCTCGAGCCTGGAGAGGGGTACGCCGAGGGGGGCCACGCCGTGATTCGTACCGGGGATGGCGCGGTGATCCTGGTCCGGGGTGAGATCGACGGCGCGCCCGTGGAGGCGGAAGCCCTCGCCCGGCTCTTTCTTGCGCCGGAGCCTTTGCTAGGCTGA
- a CDS encoding cell division protein FtsX, which yields MASERYGVRVPMKAWRPGRGDMRVHVQSIFSLAVAFVCLAASLLVVTNLSAVRDRWSRAGRATVYLRDGVADPDVNELVRALERTPGIKRVRHVTSVEARREIVVDESDAALASLPPSAFPASLELGFTDDIGETDLQSIALKLRALPAVESVETYQRWTERLSSLLGGGVSASAALAVVVMCAVFSVISSTMRLLLSRRRTEVEVLKLVGATNEFVRRPFVIEGAMQGAAGAAAAIALLGGLFFLVRGRFDHELANLLGLSPAFLPWTVSLGLVLLGGALGATTALVSLRRMAAI from the coding sequence ATGGCGAGCGAACGGTACGGCGTGCGAGTGCCCATGAAGGCCTGGAGACCCGGGCGAGGGGACATGCGCGTGCACGTGCAGTCGATCTTCTCCCTCGCGGTCGCGTTCGTATGCCTGGCGGCCTCGCTGCTCGTGGTGACGAACCTCTCGGCGGTGCGAGATCGGTGGTCGCGGGCCGGGCGCGCGACGGTGTACCTGCGCGACGGCGTGGCCGATCCCGACGTGAACGAGCTCGTCCGCGCGCTCGAACGTACGCCCGGGATCAAGCGCGTGCGGCACGTGACGAGCGTGGAGGCGCGGCGCGAGATCGTGGTCGACGAGTCCGACGCGGCGCTCGCCTCGTTGCCGCCGAGCGCGTTTCCGGCCTCGCTCGAGCTCGGCTTCACGGACGACATCGGCGAGACCGATCTCCAGTCGATCGCGCTCAAGCTGCGGGCGCTGCCGGCGGTGGAGTCGGTCGAGACGTACCAGCGCTGGACCGAGCGCCTCTCGTCGCTTCTCGGCGGCGGCGTGTCGGCGAGCGCGGCGCTCGCGGTGGTCGTGATGTGCGCGGTCTTCAGCGTCATCAGCTCGACCATGCGCCTCTTGCTCAGCCGCCGGCGGACCGAGGTCGAGGTCTTGAAGCTCGTCGGCGCGACGAACGAGTTCGTGCGCCGTCCCTTCGTGATCGAGGGCGCGATGCAGGGCGCGGCGGGCGCGGCGGCGGCGATCGCGCTGCTCGGTGGGCTGTTTTTCCTGGTGCGCGGGCGCTTCGATCACGAGCTCGCGAACCTGCTCGGGCTCTCGCCTGCGTTCTTGCCCTGGACCGTGTCGCTCGGGCTCGTGCTCCTCGGCGGCGCGCTCGGCGCGACGACGGCGCTCGTGAGCCTGCGCCGGATGGCGGCGATCTGA
- a CDS encoding BamA/TamA family outer membrane protein has product MKAFFARRAALVGAALSLALAVPRTAEAVGDPDLDWQTIETAHFRVHHPTTLTPLAERVARLSEAIHERLTVALGNRPRSITEVVITDDVDSANGSATALPFNTVRLYATAPEDLSPLGDYDDWLLDLITHEHTHILHLDNISGLPAIANAILGKSYAPNQVQPRWIIEGLATVYESRESSAGRMRSALFDMFLRADVLDDNIARLDQMSSTSMRWPQGNIWYLYGSRFLGWITDVYGGHTMTAVAADYGQNVIPWGINRSMRRATGRTYEELFEGFKDHLRLKYAAQVRAIEAKGLREGVRLTHHGRNVLYPRFVPRNARATDADELVYYRDDYNVREGIYRARFKPRHDAFEEDAKLVARTRGTSPSAFSPAGDHFHQSNGPFKIVYRRDDLYRVENGKTAPRGDEAARHRLTTGLRAGAPDISPDGRRITFTVNTKGTTFLQIADLDPEGHIQNRRDLVPSARFEQAYTPRFSPDGRSIAYSAWTTGGYRDIRVVDVATGSFENITHDRAIEANPTWSSDGKTLYFSSDRSGVPNIYAYDVASRALKQVTNVRVGALQPAVSPDDKTLVYVGYTSKGYDLYAMPLDPARFLDAPPAPTDRPDPPPEPERVLMRKVPYRALSTLAPRNYGVAFGPGNYSQNALTLSTFGADVAGFHEFQAEMIADFAAPAPRVNLDYSYRRLPVDLGIRFYYAVSPRYQGYRSNGRDVPYDERGIGLSSSMVYRMPGEFTDQSVSFSYSFTGFRGDLPGQTQPDPYATRTRLPVGGTIGTVRAAYSFSNVEGSLDSAGSIRGYSMRLAVEYAGPVTGSDFTLQTAETSIAGYIPMPWRGLHTLALRVAGGIAAGSYPRDGFFFVGGYDLDNVSLVDTVTTGIYDGSFVLRGYAPGSASGRAYVLSNAEYRFPIVKPDWGLSTLPFFIRRLDGNVFVDYGGAFDKLTRDDVSFLSNGALIDAPKLHTSVGAELWLGLSLGYYLNTQLRLGYAYGFSGKAIPGGQAYFVASSAF; this is encoded by the coding sequence GTGAAAGCTTTTTTCGCGCGCCGCGCGGCCCTCGTAGGCGCCGCGCTCTCCTTGGCCCTCGCCGTGCCGCGCACCGCAGAGGCCGTCGGAGACCCGGATCTCGACTGGCAAACCATCGAGACAGCGCACTTCCGCGTGCATCACCCGACCACGCTCACGCCGCTCGCCGAGCGCGTGGCGCGCCTCTCGGAGGCGATCCACGAGCGCCTCACCGTCGCGCTCGGCAACCGCCCGCGCAGCATCACCGAGGTCGTGATCACCGACGACGTCGACTCGGCGAACGGCTCGGCCACGGCGCTGCCCTTCAACACGGTCCGCCTCTATGCGACCGCGCCCGAGGACCTCTCGCCGCTCGGCGACTACGACGACTGGCTGCTCGACCTCATCACGCACGAGCACACGCACATCCTGCACCTCGACAACATCTCGGGGCTGCCGGCGATCGCCAACGCGATCCTCGGCAAGAGCTACGCGCCGAACCAGGTGCAGCCGCGGTGGATCATCGAGGGCCTCGCGACGGTGTACGAGTCGCGCGAGTCGAGCGCGGGCCGCATGCGCTCGGCGCTCTTCGACATGTTCCTGCGCGCCGACGTGCTCGACGACAACATCGCCCGGCTCGATCAGATGTCGTCGACCTCGATGCGCTGGCCACAGGGCAACATCTGGTACCTCTACGGCTCGCGATTCCTCGGCTGGATCACCGACGTCTACGGCGGGCACACGATGACGGCCGTGGCCGCGGACTACGGCCAAAACGTCATCCCCTGGGGCATCAACCGCTCGATGCGCCGCGCCACCGGCCGGACGTACGAGGAGCTTTTCGAAGGCTTCAAGGATCACCTTCGCCTCAAGTACGCCGCGCAGGTGCGCGCCATCGAGGCCAAAGGCCTGCGCGAAGGCGTGCGCCTCACGCACCACGGCCGAAACGTCCTCTACCCGCGGTTCGTCCCGCGAAACGCCCGCGCCACGGACGCCGACGAGCTCGTCTACTACCGCGACGACTACAACGTCCGCGAGGGCATCTACCGCGCGCGGTTCAAACCCCGCCACGACGCGTTCGAAGAGGACGCGAAGCTCGTCGCGCGCACCCGCGGCACGTCGCCCTCGGCGTTCTCGCCCGCCGGGGATCACTTCCACCAGAGCAACGGCCCCTTCAAGATCGTCTACCGCCGCGACGACCTCTACCGCGTCGAGAACGGCAAGACGGCCCCCCGCGGCGACGAAGCCGCGCGCCATCGCCTCACCACGGGCCTGCGCGCCGGCGCGCCCGACATCAGCCCCGACGGTCGTCGCATCACGTTCACCGTCAACACGAAGGGCACGACCTTCCTCCAGATCGCCGACCTCGACCCCGAGGGCCATATCCAGAACCGCCGCGACCTCGTCCCGAGCGCGCGCTTCGAACAGGCCTACACGCCGCGCTTCTCGCCCGACGGCCGCTCCATCGCCTACAGCGCATGGACCACGGGCGGCTACCGCGACATCCGCGTCGTCGACGTCGCCACCGGCTCCTTCGAGAACATCACGCACGACCGCGCCATCGAGGCGAACCCCACCTGGTCGAGCGACGGCAAGACCCTCTACTTCTCCTCGGATCGCAGCGGCGTCCCGAACATCTACGCCTACGACGTCGCGAGCCGCGCGCTCAAGCAAGTCACGAACGTGCGCGTCGGCGCGCTCCAGCCCGCGGTGAGCCCCGACGACAAGACGCTCGTCTACGTCGGCTACACCTCGAAGGGCTACGACCTCTACGCGATGCCGCTCGACCCGGCGCGCTTCCTCGACGCGCCGCCTGCGCCGACCGATCGCCCCGATCCGCCGCCCGAACCCGAGCGTGTCCTCATGCGCAAGGTCCCGTACCGGGCGCTCTCCACGCTCGCGCCGCGCAACTACGGCGTCGCTTTTGGCCCCGGCAACTACAGCCAGAACGCGCTCACGCTCTCCACGTTCGGCGCCGACGTCGCGGGCTTTCACGAGTTCCAGGCGGAGATGATCGCCGACTTCGCCGCGCCCGCGCCGCGCGTGAACCTCGACTACTCCTACCGCAGGCTCCCCGTCGATCTCGGCATCCGCTTCTATTACGCCGTCTCCCCGCGCTACCAGGGCTACCGCAGCAACGGCCGCGACGTCCCCTACGACGAGCGCGGCATCGGCCTCTCGTCGAGCATGGTCTACCGCATGCCGGGCGAGTTCACCGATCAGAGCGTGAGCTTCTCCTACTCGTTCACCGGCTTCCGCGGCGACCTCCCCGGACAAACCCAGCCCGACCCCTACGCCACGCGCACGCGCCTCCCCGTCGGCGGCACGATCGGCACCGTCCGCGCCGCGTACTCCTTCTCCAACGTCGAAGGCTCGCTCGACTCCGCCGGCTCGATCCGCGGCTACTCCATGCGCCTCGCCGTCGAGTACGCGGGCCCCGTGACGGGCAGCGACTTCACCCTGCAGACCGCCGAAACCTCCATCGCGGGCTACATCCCCATGCCCTGGCGTGGCCTCCACACGCTCGCCTTGCGCGTCGCGGGTGGCATCGCCGCGGGCAGCTACCCGCGCGACGGCTTCTTCTTCGTCGGCGGCTACGACCTCGACAACGTCAGCCTCGTCGACACCGTCACGACGGGCATCTACGACGGCTCCTTCGTCCTTCGCGGGTATGCGCCTGGCAGCGCGTCGGGCCGCGCGTACGTCCTTTCGAACGCCGAGTACCGCTTCCCGATCGTCAAACCCGACTGGGGTTTGTCCACGCTCCCCTTCTTCATCCGCCGCCTCGACGGCAACGTCTTCGTCGACTACGGCGGCGCGTTCGACAAGCTCACGCGCGACGACGTCTCGTTCCTCTCGAACGGCGCGCTCATCGACGCGCCCAAGCTCCACACCTCGGTCGGCGCCGAGCTCTGGCTCGGCCTCTCGCTCGGCTACTACCTCAACACGCAGCTCCGCCTCGGCTACGCCTATGGCTTCAGCGGGAAGGCGATCCCCGGCGGCCAGGCGTACTTCGTCGCTTCGAGCGCGTTCTGA
- a CDS encoding PEP/pyruvate-binding domain-containing protein, with protein sequence MVDPSARAGRTPGGTDTPSGYENTLRPLALAWSRRRGDARRFGGKATSLGRLVREGLPVPRGWVLPADHFDALAESTLPRGHDLPTLIKLAGSRTGIDRAARARDRIQASQLAAPLQAALEALWADVGESAPWGLAVRSSATCEDGEDTSFAGLATTVLGVRGPEGLAAAIKQVWASAFLPRAIEYLAHHGVRDVAMAVLVQVMARAEAAGVLFTAPPPGLAGEHWGENERLVNVTLGLGAPVVEGAMPTDAVRFSKAGGVVATIVAEKRRALVVGPRGIEEVSIPEDHARKAALSAEAIGQLGELASRLEQGGTGPFDVEFAVERTPEGKDQVLLLQVRPIGGGGFPEGGDAQTVWSRANVGEALPGAATPLTWSIARSFSEKGFREAFAALGCRIPRGAHLVTNVHGRFYLNLTVFMQIAAQVPLLSPRALLQASGGAGEAAIALLERQTEDVSKRGFLARLPLVVPRVLASQARLERDVASYEIEAERARRSLAEMDLGLLPDDALATTLRTASALLDRTGTLMLSCASASLASHLALARLLDRVAARRSSARDDDDDALAMDPLMPRSLSTGASLAHALVGGVRELESAGPGVALARIAVRAREEPEARERLLAGKVRALNDLPDGPTRRELEAFLDTFGDRAVREAELETPRWREDPAAVLAMLVAALRAPDSDPDRALARARALADREMAQLETRIGPATLYAVRALVTRAQRFTRLRERMRMWVTRVLGMLRTIALDVDRRLRRIDPSLPTGAVFFCTYDELILALRSGRAEIGHVARLRHAEHLRDAQRPDPPPTFIGRPPPVQLPPAFGRRLVGLPASSGVVEGRARVLSPGTGGLDAVSVGEVLITRTTDVGLSPLFLVAAAVVTELGGPLSHAAIVAREYGVPAVVNVPGATVAIRTGDRVRVDGDRGTIEIFGDDVRSKDT encoded by the coding sequence GTGGTCGACCCTTCGGCGCGAGCAGGTAGAACGCCCGGCGGCACGGACACGCCGAGCGGCTACGAGAACACCCTCCGTCCGCTCGCGCTCGCCTGGAGCCGCAGGCGCGGCGATGCCCGGCGCTTCGGCGGCAAGGCCACGAGCCTCGGGCGCCTCGTTCGCGAGGGCCTGCCCGTCCCGCGCGGCTGGGTCCTGCCCGCCGATCACTTCGACGCGCTCGCCGAGTCCACGCTCCCGCGCGGCCACGACCTGCCCACGCTGATCAAGCTCGCCGGCAGCCGCACGGGGATCGATCGCGCCGCGCGCGCCCGCGATCGCATCCAGGCTTCCCAGCTCGCCGCGCCGCTGCAAGCCGCGCTCGAGGCACTCTGGGCGGACGTTGGCGAAAGCGCGCCGTGGGGGCTCGCCGTGCGATCGAGCGCGACGTGCGAGGACGGCGAAGATACGAGTTTCGCCGGGCTCGCGACCACGGTGCTCGGCGTGCGTGGGCCCGAGGGGCTCGCCGCGGCGATCAAGCAGGTGTGGGCGAGCGCGTTTTTGCCGCGCGCGATCGAGTACCTCGCGCATCACGGCGTGCGTGACGTGGCCATGGCCGTGCTCGTGCAGGTGATGGCGCGCGCCGAGGCCGCGGGCGTGCTCTTCACCGCGCCGCCGCCGGGGCTCGCAGGGGAGCACTGGGGCGAAAACGAGCGGCTCGTCAACGTCACGCTGGGGCTCGGCGCGCCCGTCGTGGAGGGCGCGATGCCGACGGACGCTGTGCGCTTCTCGAAGGCGGGCGGCGTGGTCGCGACGATCGTCGCCGAGAAGCGGCGCGCGCTCGTCGTGGGCCCGCGTGGCATCGAGGAGGTCTCGATCCCCGAGGATCACGCGAGGAAGGCCGCGCTCTCGGCCGAGGCGATCGGGCAGCTCGGCGAGCTCGCGAGCCGGCTCGAACAAGGCGGCACAGGGCCCTTCGACGTGGAGTTCGCCGTCGAGCGGACGCCCGAGGGCAAGGATCAGGTGCTCCTCTTGCAGGTGCGCCCGATCGGCGGCGGGGGTTTTCCCGAGGGCGGCGATGCGCAGACGGTCTGGTCGCGCGCGAACGTCGGCGAGGCCTTGCCCGGCGCGGCCACGCCGCTCACGTGGTCGATCGCGCGGAGCTTCAGCGAGAAGGGGTTCCGCGAGGCGTTCGCCGCGCTCGGTTGCCGCATCCCGCGCGGCGCGCACCTCGTCACCAACGTGCACGGGCGTTTCTACCTGAACCTCACGGTGTTCATGCAGATCGCCGCGCAGGTCCCACTCCTCTCGCCTCGCGCGCTCCTGCAAGCCTCGGGCGGCGCGGGCGAGGCCGCGATCGCGCTCCTCGAACGACAAACCGAGGATGTCTCGAAGCGAGGCTTTCTCGCGCGCCTGCCGCTCGTGGTCCCGCGTGTGCTCGCGAGCCAGGCGCGGCTCGAGCGCGACGTCGCGAGTTACGAGATCGAAGCCGAGCGCGCGCGCCGCTCCCTCGCCGAGATGGACCTTGGCCTCCTGCCCGACGACGCGCTCGCCACCACGCTGCGCACCGCGAGCGCGCTGCTCGATCGCACCGGCACGTTGATGCTCTCGTGCGCGTCGGCCTCCCTCGCGAGCCACCTCGCGCTCGCGCGCCTCCTCGACCGCGTCGCCGCGCGCCGCTCCTCCGCGCGGGACGATGACGACGACGCGCTCGCGATGGACCCGCTCATGCCCCGGTCCCTCTCGACCGGCGCGTCCCTCGCGCACGCCCTCGTCGGCGGCGTCCGCGAGCTCGAAAGCGCGGGCCCCGGCGTCGCCCTCGCCCGCATCGCCGTGCGCGCGCGCGAAGAACCCGAGGCCCGCGAACGCCTCCTCGCGGGCAAGGTCCGCGCGCTGAACGATCTTCCCGACGGACCCACGCGTCGCGAGCTCGAAGCTTTCCTCGACACCTTCGGCGATCGCGCCGTCCGCGAAGCCGAGCTCGAGACGCCGCGCTGGCGCGAGGATCCCGCCGCGGTCCTCGCCATGCTCGTCGCCGCACTCCGCGCGCCTGACAGCGACCCCGACCGCGCCCTCGCCCGTGCCCGTGCCCTCGCCGATCGCGAGATGGCCCAGCTCGAAACGCGCATCGGCCCGGCCACGCTCTACGCCGTCCGCGCCCTCGTCACGCGCGCGCAGCGCTTCACCCGCCTCCGCGAGCGCATGCGCATGTGGGTTACGCGTGTGCTCGGCATGCTCCGCACCATCGCGCTCGACGTCGATCGACGCCTCCGTCGCATCGACCCCTCCTTGCCCACGGGCGCCGTCTTTTTCTGCACCTACGACGAGCTCATCCTCGCGCTCCGCAGCGGCCGCGCCGAGATCGGCCACGTCGCGCGCCTGCGCCACGCCGAGCACCTGCGCGACGCGCAGCGCCCCGATCCTCCGCCCACCTTCATCGGCCGCCCGCCGCCCGTACAACTCCCGCCGGCGTTTGGCCGTCGCCTCGTCGGCCTGCCTGCTTCGAGTGGCGTCGTCGAGGGCCGCGCGCGTGTCCTCTCGCCCGGCACCGGCGGCCTCGACGCCGTCAGCGTCGGCGAGGTCCTCATCACGCGCACGACGGACGTCGGCCTTTCGCCGCTCTTCCTCGTCGCCGCCGCGGTCGTCACCGAGCTCGGCGGCCCGCTCTCGCATGCGGCGATCGTCGCGCGTGAGTACGGCGTCCCTGCCGTCGTCAACGTCCCGGGCGCGACCGTGGCGATTCGCACCGGCGATCGCGTCCGCGTCGACGGTGATCGCGGGACGATTGAAATCTTTGGCGACGATGTCAGGTCCAAGGACACGTGA